A window of the Lactuca sativa cultivar Salinas chromosome 7, Lsat_Salinas_v11, whole genome shotgun sequence genome harbors these coding sequences:
- the LOC111879532 gene encoding uncharacterized protein LOC111879532, with translation MLDLGASINVMPYSVFQSLNVGTLEETGVIIQLADKSSVSPRGVLEDVLVQVNQLVFPADFYVIDLEEKTPSKSSMILLGRPFMHTTHIIIDVHKGKITTEFDGETIHFNIFEAMRYPSNISPLYRVDVIEPKNEISPNVCTKKILMKDDCKPKREAQRRLNHPMMDQEKDN, from the coding sequence ATGTTAGATCTTGGAGCCTCGATCAATGTGATGCCatattcggtttttcaatctcttAATGTTGGAACTTTGGAAGAGACCGGAGTAATCATTCAGTTAGCAGACAAGTCAAGTGTGTCTCCACGAGGAGTGTTGGAGGATGTGTTAGTACAAGTTAATCAACTTGTTTTTCCGGCGGATTTTTAtgtcattgatcttgaagagaagaCTCCTTCCAAATCATCTATGATCCTGCTTGGAAGACCTTTCATGCATACCACTCACATAATTATTGATGTCCATAAAGGAAAGATAACTACGGAGTTTGATGGAGaaaccattcacttcaacatCTTTGAAGCAATGAGGTACCCTAGCAACATTTCTCCTTTGTATCGGGTTGATGTGATTGAGCCAAAAAACGAGATAAGCCCTAATGTATGCACAAAAAAGATACTCATGAAAGATGATTGTAAGCCTAAGAGGGAAGCTCAAAGAAGATTGAATCATCCAATGATGGATCAAGAAAAAGATAATTAA